One Numenius arquata chromosome 9, bNumArq3.hap1.1, whole genome shotgun sequence DNA window includes the following coding sequences:
- the CEP63 gene encoding centrosomal protein of 63 kDa isoform X2: protein MEALLEGMKRNGQGSGGFLTSCEAELQELMKQIDIMVAHKKSEWEGQTQALEACLSVREQELSSARAALQEKYKEVGTLRHQVADMEKAKQEMVREYEQQLKKFQEELSRLRRSYEKLQKKQLRETREEAHKRQGEDQFEMSRLTRKLEEFRQKSLDWEKQRLLYQQQVASLEAQRKALAEQSELIQVLQDEKMELRATLQSQEDFIDSSKLHQEQLQKELARVTETLHTKELLIRALEERLQEKQLSSPGLELEHILLQLDVAQKKEQHLQSEVTHLENSLVSSNARCAQLSEELDENIKELQSMEEHRAESKAEIKKLKEQLSQAEQTHSSELEGMRREISRLTQELHQRDITIASASGSTSDLEQRLRTEIERAERKAVEHRVILVQLETLRLENRHLSEMLEKMECGMLEGKDVTPSALSEDYAIELNKLQSENQQLRKDLAEARAKLGLTQEVCQDGAEGTAQQMQDEEPEARDVQYRTTREAQHKHDAQAERIHHEPDGTVQHHQGEPQGWGAAETRTVTPETGELSTPTSRKNSTESLALGASLGTDFLLHVLGGNKDFADEASKQPISNHQRESVPLCPLPTASVDSIATRYLEEEELRSQHILESLNAHIEELKKESDKIVRQFGHQE, encoded by the exons ATGGAGGCTTTGCTGGAAGGAATGAAGAGAAATGGGCAGGGGAG TGGTGGGTTCTTGACTTCCTGcgaggctgagctgcaggagctgatGAAGCAGATCGACATTATGGTGGCCCACAAGAAATCTGAATGGGAAGGGCAGACGCAGGCTTTGGAAGCTTGCCTGAGTGTCCGGGAGCAGGAACTTtcctctgccagggctgctctgcaggagAAATATAAGGAG GTTGGCACGTTGCGTCACCAGGTAGCAGACATGGAAAAAGCCAAACAGGAGATGGTTAGAGAATAtgaacagcagctgaagaaattTCAAGAGGAG TTGTCCAGGCTGAGGAGGAGCTAtgagaagctgcagaagaaacaattaAGAGAAACCAGAGAAGAAGCTCACAAGAGACAAGGGGAGGACCAGTTTGAAATGAGCCGACTGACCAGGAAGCTGGAG GAGTTTCGTCAAAAATCACTTGACTGGGAGAAGCAGCGCTTGCTCTACCAGCAGCAGGTGGCATCGCTGGAAGCGCAGAGGAAGGCTTTGGCTGAGCAGTCTGAGCTCATTCAG GTGCTACAGGATGAGAAGATGGAACTTCGAGCCACCTTGCAGTCTCAAGAAGATTTCATTGACAGCTCCAAGCTGCACCAGGAACAGTTACAGAAAGAGCTGGCCAGGGTGACTGAAACTCTTCACACAAAAGAACTCCTCATCAG GGCTTTGGAGGAACGCTTGCAGGAGAAGCAATTGTCTTCCCCAGGGCTAGAGCTGGAGCATATACTGCTGCAGCTGGATGTTGCCCAGAAGAAGGAACAGCACTTGCAGTCAGAGGTGACTCATCTTGAGAACAG CCTGGTGTCTTCAAATGCAAGGTGTGCGCAGCTGAGCGAAGAGCTGGATGAGAATATCAAAGAGCTGCAGTCAATGGAAGAACACCGTGCTGAGTCAAAGGCGGAGATTAAAAAG TTGAAAGAGCAGCTCTCTCAGGCGGAACAAACTCACAGCAGTGAGCTAGAAGGGATGAGAAGGGAAATCTCCAGGTTGACGCAGGAGTTACACCAGCGGGACATCACAATTGCGTCTGCAAGTGGCTCCACATCAGACCTAGAGCAACGGCTGAGAACAGAGATtgaaagagcagagaggaaagcagtgGAGCACAGG GTAATTCTGGTCCAGCTGGAAACCTTGAGGCTGGAGAACCGTCATCTCTCAGAGATGCTGGAAAAAATGGAGTGCGGTATGCTAGAG GGAAAAGATGTCACCCCGAGTGCTCTCAGTGAAGACTATGCTATTGAACTAAATAAATTACAGTCCGAGAACCAGCAATTGCGGAAGGATCTCGCAGAGGCCAGAGCAAAACTGGGGCTCACCCAGGAGGTCTGCCAGGACGGAGCCGAGGGCACCGCTCAGCAGATGCAGGACGAAGAGCCTGAGGCCAGGGATGTGCAGTACAG GACAACTCGGGAAGCACAGCACAAACATGATGCACAAGCAGAGAGAATACATCATGAACCTGACGGGACTGTTCAGCATCATCAAGGggagccccagggatggggggctgCTGAAACAAGAACTGTGACCCCTGAGACGGGCGAGCTGTCCACCCCGACCAGCAGGAAGAACTCCACAGAGTCGCTTGCTTTGGGTGCCTCGCTGGGAACAGATTTTTTGCTCCATGTGCTGGGTGGAAACAAAGATTTTGCAGATGAAGCATCTAAGCAGCCCATCTCAAATCATCAGAGAGAATCTGTGCCTTTG
- the CEP63 gene encoding centrosomal protein of 63 kDa isoform X1, translating into MEALLEGMKRNGQGSGGFLTSCEAELQELMKQIDIMVAHKKSEWEGQTQALEACLSVREQELSSARAALQEKYKEVGTLRHQVADMEKAKQEMVREYEQQLKKFQEELSRLRRSYEKLQKKQLRETREEAHKRQGEDQFEMSRLTRKLEEFRQKSLDWEKQRLLYQQQVASLEAQRKALAEQSELIQTQLANRKQILESVELASRSEIQHLTNKLERANDAICANELEVERLNMRVDDLTENNRMILEDQQRVQEELRQSKKMLEVLQDEKMELRATLQSQEDFIDSSKLHQEQLQKELARVTETLHTKELLIRALEERLQEKQLSSPGLELEHILLQLDVAQKKEQHLQSEVTHLENSLVSSNARCAQLSEELDENIKELQSMEEHRAESKAEIKKLKEQLSQAEQTHSSELEGMRREISRLTQELHQRDITIASASGSTSDLEQRLRTEIERAERKAVEHRVILVQLETLRLENRHLSEMLEKMECGMLEGKDVTPSALSEDYAIELNKLQSENQQLRKDLAEARAKLGLTQEVCQDGAEGTAQQMQDEEPEARDVQYRTTREAQHKHDAQAERIHHEPDGTVQHHQGEPQGWGAAETRTVTPETGELSTPTSRKNSTESLALGASLGTDFLLHVLGGNKDFADEASKQPISNHQRESVPLCPLPTASVDSIATRYLEEEELRSQHILESLNAHIEELKKESDKIVRQFGHQE; encoded by the exons ATGGAGGCTTTGCTGGAAGGAATGAAGAGAAATGGGCAGGGGAG TGGTGGGTTCTTGACTTCCTGcgaggctgagctgcaggagctgatGAAGCAGATCGACATTATGGTGGCCCACAAGAAATCTGAATGGGAAGGGCAGACGCAGGCTTTGGAAGCTTGCCTGAGTGTCCGGGAGCAGGAACTTtcctctgccagggctgctctgcaggagAAATATAAGGAG GTTGGCACGTTGCGTCACCAGGTAGCAGACATGGAAAAAGCCAAACAGGAGATGGTTAGAGAATAtgaacagcagctgaagaaattTCAAGAGGAG TTGTCCAGGCTGAGGAGGAGCTAtgagaagctgcagaagaaacaattaAGAGAAACCAGAGAAGAAGCTCACAAGAGACAAGGGGAGGACCAGTTTGAAATGAGCCGACTGACCAGGAAGCTGGAG GAGTTTCGTCAAAAATCACTTGACTGGGAGAAGCAGCGCTTGCTCTACCAGCAGCAGGTGGCATCGCTGGAAGCGCAGAGGAAGGCTTTGGCTGAGCAGTCTGAGCTCATTCAG ACTCAGCTTGCCAATCGGAAGCAGATTCTGGAGTCAGTGGAGCTGGCCAGTCGCTCGGAGATCCAGCACTTAACCAACAAGCTGGAGAGGGCCAATGATGCTATCTGTGCCAACGAGCTGGAGGTGGAGAGGCTTAACATGAGAGTGGACGACCTGACTGAAAACAATCGCATGATTCTAGAAGATCAGCAAAGGGTTCAAGAAGAATTAAGGCAATCCAAGAAAATGTTAGAG GTGCTACAGGATGAGAAGATGGAACTTCGAGCCACCTTGCAGTCTCAAGAAGATTTCATTGACAGCTCCAAGCTGCACCAGGAACAGTTACAGAAAGAGCTGGCCAGGGTGACTGAAACTCTTCACACAAAAGAACTCCTCATCAG GGCTTTGGAGGAACGCTTGCAGGAGAAGCAATTGTCTTCCCCAGGGCTAGAGCTGGAGCATATACTGCTGCAGCTGGATGTTGCCCAGAAGAAGGAACAGCACTTGCAGTCAGAGGTGACTCATCTTGAGAACAG CCTGGTGTCTTCAAATGCAAGGTGTGCGCAGCTGAGCGAAGAGCTGGATGAGAATATCAAAGAGCTGCAGTCAATGGAAGAACACCGTGCTGAGTCAAAGGCGGAGATTAAAAAG TTGAAAGAGCAGCTCTCTCAGGCGGAACAAACTCACAGCAGTGAGCTAGAAGGGATGAGAAGGGAAATCTCCAGGTTGACGCAGGAGTTACACCAGCGGGACATCACAATTGCGTCTGCAAGTGGCTCCACATCAGACCTAGAGCAACGGCTGAGAACAGAGATtgaaagagcagagaggaaagcagtgGAGCACAGG GTAATTCTGGTCCAGCTGGAAACCTTGAGGCTGGAGAACCGTCATCTCTCAGAGATGCTGGAAAAAATGGAGTGCGGTATGCTAGAG GGAAAAGATGTCACCCCGAGTGCTCTCAGTGAAGACTATGCTATTGAACTAAATAAATTACAGTCCGAGAACCAGCAATTGCGGAAGGATCTCGCAGAGGCCAGAGCAAAACTGGGGCTCACCCAGGAGGTCTGCCAGGACGGAGCCGAGGGCACCGCTCAGCAGATGCAGGACGAAGAGCCTGAGGCCAGGGATGTGCAGTACAG GACAACTCGGGAAGCACAGCACAAACATGATGCACAAGCAGAGAGAATACATCATGAACCTGACGGGACTGTTCAGCATCATCAAGGggagccccagggatggggggctgCTGAAACAAGAACTGTGACCCCTGAGACGGGCGAGCTGTCCACCCCGACCAGCAGGAAGAACTCCACAGAGTCGCTTGCTTTGGGTGCCTCGCTGGGAACAGATTTTTTGCTCCATGTGCTGGGTGGAAACAAAGATTTTGCAGATGAAGCATCTAAGCAGCCCATCTCAAATCATCAGAGAGAATCTGTGCCTTTG
- the CEP63 gene encoding centrosomal protein of 63 kDa isoform X3, producing MEALLEGMKRNGQGSGGFLTSCEAELQELMKQIDIMVAHKKSEWEGQTQALEACLSVREQELSSARAALQEKYKEVGTLRHQVADMEKAKQEMVREYEQQLKKFQEELSRLRRSYEKLQKKQLRETREEAHKRQGEDQFEMSRLTRKLEEFRQKSLDWEKQRLLYQQQVASLEAQRKALAEQSELIQTQLANRKQILESVELASRSEIQHLTNKLERANDAICANELEVERLNMRVDDLTENNRMILEDQQRVQEELRQSKKMLEVLQDEKMELRATLQSQEDFIDSSKLHQEQLQKELARVTETLHTKELLIRALEERLQEKQLSSPGLELEHILLQLDVAQKKEQHLQSEVTHLENSLVSSNARCAQLSEELDENIKELQSMEEHRAESKAEIKKLKEQLSQAEQTHSSELEGMRREISRLTQELHQRDITIASASGSTSDLEQRLRTEIERAERKAVEHRVILVQLETLRLENRHLSEMLEKMECGMLECPLPTASVDSIATRYLEEEELRSQHILESLNAHIEELKKESDKIVRQFGHQE from the exons ATGGAGGCTTTGCTGGAAGGAATGAAGAGAAATGGGCAGGGGAG TGGTGGGTTCTTGACTTCCTGcgaggctgagctgcaggagctgatGAAGCAGATCGACATTATGGTGGCCCACAAGAAATCTGAATGGGAAGGGCAGACGCAGGCTTTGGAAGCTTGCCTGAGTGTCCGGGAGCAGGAACTTtcctctgccagggctgctctgcaggagAAATATAAGGAG GTTGGCACGTTGCGTCACCAGGTAGCAGACATGGAAAAAGCCAAACAGGAGATGGTTAGAGAATAtgaacagcagctgaagaaattTCAAGAGGAG TTGTCCAGGCTGAGGAGGAGCTAtgagaagctgcagaagaaacaattaAGAGAAACCAGAGAAGAAGCTCACAAGAGACAAGGGGAGGACCAGTTTGAAATGAGCCGACTGACCAGGAAGCTGGAG GAGTTTCGTCAAAAATCACTTGACTGGGAGAAGCAGCGCTTGCTCTACCAGCAGCAGGTGGCATCGCTGGAAGCGCAGAGGAAGGCTTTGGCTGAGCAGTCTGAGCTCATTCAG ACTCAGCTTGCCAATCGGAAGCAGATTCTGGAGTCAGTGGAGCTGGCCAGTCGCTCGGAGATCCAGCACTTAACCAACAAGCTGGAGAGGGCCAATGATGCTATCTGTGCCAACGAGCTGGAGGTGGAGAGGCTTAACATGAGAGTGGACGACCTGACTGAAAACAATCGCATGATTCTAGAAGATCAGCAAAGGGTTCAAGAAGAATTAAGGCAATCCAAGAAAATGTTAGAG GTGCTACAGGATGAGAAGATGGAACTTCGAGCCACCTTGCAGTCTCAAGAAGATTTCATTGACAGCTCCAAGCTGCACCAGGAACAGTTACAGAAAGAGCTGGCCAGGGTGACTGAAACTCTTCACACAAAAGAACTCCTCATCAG GGCTTTGGAGGAACGCTTGCAGGAGAAGCAATTGTCTTCCCCAGGGCTAGAGCTGGAGCATATACTGCTGCAGCTGGATGTTGCCCAGAAGAAGGAACAGCACTTGCAGTCAGAGGTGACTCATCTTGAGAACAG CCTGGTGTCTTCAAATGCAAGGTGTGCGCAGCTGAGCGAAGAGCTGGATGAGAATATCAAAGAGCTGCAGTCAATGGAAGAACACCGTGCTGAGTCAAAGGCGGAGATTAAAAAG TTGAAAGAGCAGCTCTCTCAGGCGGAACAAACTCACAGCAGTGAGCTAGAAGGGATGAGAAGGGAAATCTCCAGGTTGACGCAGGAGTTACACCAGCGGGACATCACAATTGCGTCTGCAAGTGGCTCCACATCAGACCTAGAGCAACGGCTGAGAACAGAGATtgaaagagcagagaggaaagcagtgGAGCACAGG GTAATTCTGGTCCAGCTGGAAACCTTGAGGCTGGAGAACCGTCATCTCTCAGAGATGCTGGAAAAAATGGAGTGCGGTATGCTAGAG